A region of Athene noctua chromosome 10, bAthNoc1.hap1.1, whole genome shotgun sequence DNA encodes the following proteins:
- the HESX1 gene encoding homeobox expressed in ES cells 1 isoform X2 produces MASTSLCAANTSASQNLHTVSGFVENKTTQCSFSIESILGLEQKKDGIPAVKPHRPWMEACSNLGDDSNPRLQIPVVCYENPLFHANSNPVQEEKVLKCEKYFSVTERLSFKRELSWYRGRRPRTAFTRNQIEVLENVFKMNSYPGIDIREELARKLDLDEDRIQIWFQNRRAKLKRSHRESQFLMVKNTFTSSLLE; encoded by the exons ATGGCAAGTACATCGCTATGTGCTGCTAATACATCAGCGTCTCAGAACCTTCACACAGTGTCTGGCtttgtagaaaataaaaccacacagtGCTCATTTTCCATTGAAAGTATTTTGGGACTGGAGCAGAAAAAAGATGGCATTCCAGCTGTGAAACCTCACAGACCATGGATGGAAGCATGCAGCAACTTGG GTGATGACAGTAATCCCCGTCTGCAAATTCCTGTTGTTTGCTATGAAAATCCATTATTTCATGCTAACAGTAATCCAGTGCAAGAGGAAAAAgttttgaaatgtgaaaaatatttttcagtcactgaaaGGCTGTCTTTCAAACGAGAATTGAGCTGGTACAGGGGTAGAAGACCAAGAACTGCATTCACTAGAAACCAG ATTGAAgtcttggaaaatgtttttaaaatgaactcCTACCCTGGCATTGATATTAGAGAAGAGCTAGCTCGCAAATTAGATTTAGATGAAGACAGGATCCAg ATCTGGTTCCAGAACCGTCGTGCAAAGCTGAAAAGATCACATCGAGAATCTCAGTTTCTAATGGTGAAAAATACTTTCACCTCCAGCCTGCTAGAGTAG
- the HESX1 gene encoding homeobox expressed in ES cells 1 isoform X1, whose amino-acid sequence MLAEGERMASTSLCAANTSASQNLHTVSGFVENKTTQCSFSIESILGLEQKKDGIPAVKPHRPWMEACSNLVLGDDSNPRLQIPVVCYENPLFHANSNPVQEEKVLKCEKYFSVTERLSFKRELSWYRGRRPRTAFTRNQIEVLENVFKMNSYPGIDIREELARKLDLDEDRIQIWFQNRRAKLKRSHRESQFLMVKNTFTSSLLE is encoded by the exons ATGCTGGCTGAAGGTGAAAGAATGGCAAGTACATCGCTATGTGCTGCTAATACATCAGCGTCTCAGAACCTTCACACAGTGTCTGGCtttgtagaaaataaaaccacacagtGCTCATTTTCCATTGAAAGTATTTTGGGACTGGAGCAGAAAAAAGATGGCATTCCAGCTGTGAAACCTCACAGACCATGGATGGAAGCATGCAGCAACTTGG TTTTAGGTGATGACAGTAATCCCCGTCTGCAAATTCCTGTTGTTTGCTATGAAAATCCATTATTTCATGCTAACAGTAATCCAGTGCAAGAGGAAAAAgttttgaaatgtgaaaaatatttttcagtcactgaaaGGCTGTCTTTCAAACGAGAATTGAGCTGGTACAGGGGTAGAAGACCAAGAACTGCATTCACTAGAAACCAG ATTGAAgtcttggaaaatgtttttaaaatgaactcCTACCCTGGCATTGATATTAGAGAAGAGCTAGCTCGCAAATTAGATTTAGATGAAGACAGGATCCAg ATCTGGTTCCAGAACCGTCGTGCAAAGCTGAAAAGATCACATCGAGAATCTCAGTTTCTAATGGTGAAAAATACTTTCACCTCCAGCCTGCTAGAGTAG